The window CCTGTTGCACGTGAGACAAGTGAAATACCAGAACTCCTTAAGAAGCAATTAAAGAAGTAAAAGGCTTGGTATTTAAACCACTTTCTATAAGATTTAGAGGAATATCCACTAAGGGTATTCCTCTATTTTATTTCTGACACGCTTATTTATTTTACATACTTGAAAAGCTTTTGCGCAAATGTTGCTAAATATTCTCTCCAGTTTCGCCAAGTATGTCCGCCTTTCGTCTTAAGATAAGCGTATTTATAAGATTCTTTATCCAATGCTGCACGGAGGTTTTCATCGTCGTGTGAGAGAAAATCATCCTTACCAATACCAATCCATATAAGCTTAGGAGATTTCTTACATAACGTCTTAAACTTCTCGTCAATGTTCTTATAAATAGGAGAAAGATTATCACCATCCTTTGCCATTTGATTAAATGCAGCAGAAAATAAGCCAATATAATCAAAGGCATCAGGATTATTTAATGCAGTATAAATCGAATGAAAACCGCCCATAGACAGTCCAGCAATAGCTCTGTTTGCTTTATCCTTCTTCACACGATAAACCTTTTCTACAAACCGGATGATATCAGGAAATGCCTTTTCAAAGTTTCCATCCATTGTTTTAGGGTATCGCATTGCAGCAGTAACAAATCCACGAGACCCTTCACCTGGTGCTGCTTCCTGCGAAATATTACCATTTGGCATTACCACAACCATTGGTTCTGCTTTCCCCTCAGCAATAAGATTATCCAGAATTTGTGTGGCACGACCCAATTCTTCCCATGCATTCTCATCTCCTCCCATACCATGAAGTAAGTAAAGAACAGGATAGCTTCGCTTACTTGTTTCGTAACCAGCTGGCGTATAAACCGTCATACGACGTTTAAGCCCTGCGGTTGGACTATCATACCACACTTTTCTAACCGTTCCATGAGGTACATTCTTTACTGCATACAAGCCATCTACACCGCCGCCAACAAGCGCAACACTATATGTATTACCAATATCACGCACCATATATATGTTCTTTGGATCTGTTATCTTTACACCATCAACAATGAGATTATAACTATAAAACTCAGGCTTTAAAGGTGCAGTTGTCAGTGTCCACCGTCCATTTGTATCCTTATTCATCAACTGTGGACTCCAATCACCATCTGCATACTTATCTGGAGTTTCCTTCCCTGCATATAGGAAATTACCTGTAAGTTCAACCTTCTTTGCATTTGGTGCAAAAAGACTGATAGTTAAAGAATTATCAGCATTAACCACAGGAGACACTATCTCGTCATCTTTCCAATTAAGAACCTCCTGAGCTGCTACTAATGAAATACTTGTAAGACAAGCAAAAAACAGAATAAACCTTTTCATGATTTCGTATTTTAATTTATATCATTAACTTAATTCTCAATCTATGCACAATCTATATTCAAAGTGTAAACACTTATTCGATTATGATTATATACTTTGTAGAGTCCGAAAACATTATTATCAATGCGTAAAAAAGGTGTCAGATAAAAATAAAGACTTCTCCCCCACTTCTTTAGATACCTTTTACTATGATACCACTTAAAATCAATAAACCCTATATCGTTTTATTGCCCCATCAGTTTATGCTTTTGGAAACTACACTACTCATCGGCAAAGGTAATTAAAAATCATATAAATTCAAATTCATAAACAAAAAAACTAAAAGGCAAGTGCAATAAAAGAATATCTGCATGCACCATTACGACACATACACTTTCTTTTAAGTTTCTTTCTTATTATCTAATGAAAGATATGTTTAGGCATAATAACTGATTCAGCTTTAACAACAAGTTGATACCATTTCGGTAAGGTTTTGCAGTGTGTTTAGTGCTCCGCACCATTGGTGCGAAGCCTTAGCACCAATGGTGTTAACCACCAACACGATGTGTGTTGACTAAAAGCACATCAAATAAAGATCGGAAAAGGAAAGCATTATCAGTACAAAGTTCCATCAGCTTACAATCTAATAAAAAGTCGAAGTACAACGAATAATTTTCCATTGGAAATTTGGTGGGAAATAAAATAATTGTTACCTTTGCAACGTTTTCCTTAGGAAACAAAATAAACATTAACAAACCGAGTAGTAAAAGAACTTCGGTAAATTAAAATTTACATATATAATGAAACGTACAGCAACACTTGTAGTGGCTATTATGGCATTAACACTGACAGCTTGTAAAGCAGATAACAATCCTAAAAAGCAGGATAACAGTGCAATGACTACAGAACAAACAGAAGTAAATAATCAAAATGAAGGAAAGGAAAGTAAAATGAGTGTAACAGAAATGAACATAGATATGTTCCAGCAGAAAGTAATGGATTTTAAGAATAATCCTAAGACATGGAACTTTAAGGGTGATAAACCTGCTATTATTGATTTTTATGCAACATGGTGTGGTCCATGTAAAGCAACAGCGCCAGTTCTCGAGGAAGTAGCAAGTGATTATGCAGGTCAGATTGATGTTTATAAGGTTGATGTGGACAAGCAGCGTGAGTTAGCAGCCCTCTTTGGTATTCGTTCAATCCCATCAATCCTCTTTATTCCTAAGGCAGGTGAACCTACAATGCAGAACGGAGCTATGAACAAGGCTCAGTTTGAAGAGGTTATCAAGTCTGTCTTGTTGAAGTAAGGACACATAATGGACAATCATTGTATCAGTAAGATTCGCGAAATATTTCGTGTCATCACTGCTTTTGAATGTGGATTACAAGAGCAAATAGGCTTAAACATCAACGAAGCAATGCTGTTGTGTCTACTCTCAGAGAGTGAGAATCCTATGTTGGCTGGTGAAATAGCTGAAGAGATGGGCTTGACACGTTCGAATACTTCAAAGGTAATCGCCTCATTGGAACAGGCTTCGCTTATTCGCCGCCGTGCTTGTTCAGAGGATGGACGCTGCCAAAGGTTTCACATTACAAAACATGGTTTAGAGAAGTTAGACCATTTGCATTGTGATTCCATAGCTGTTCCAGAGGAGTTAAAAGAAATCATATAATATATATCGCTATCTTTCTGATAATAGACAAAGGTAAATAAAGATAGGGACGTATAGAGCGTGAGTAGCCAATTGGCATTTTATAAACTCGCAAACTATACGTCCCTATTTATATCTATTATCCCAAGATACCAACTCTTTTGAAGTCAAGATAGTTACTTCGCCTTTAATATTTGCTCAATACCCTGTTCTCTGTGCTTTATATGCACCTCTATTCCATACTTCTCATTAAGATGTTCAGCAAGATGCTGTGCACTATAAACAGAGCGATGCTGTCCACCGGTACAACCAAACGAGAACATTAAATCAGTAAAGCCACGTTGCATATAACGTTCTACATGATGGTCAGCAAGCTTATAAACAGGTTTCAAGAACTCAAGTATCTCACCATCATCTTCAAGGAAACGGATGACAGGCTCATCTAAACCCGTAATCTTCTTATAAGGTTCGTATCGACCTGGGTTATGCGTACTTCTACAATCAAAGACATAGCCGCCTCCATTACCAGATGTATCTTCAGGAATACCCTTCTTAAATGAGAAACTAAAGACACGCACTACCAATGGTCCCTTACCATCATATTTAGAGAATGTAGCAGGACCATCTAAAGGATTAGCCTTATAAACATCTTTCTCTGTTATTTTTAGTCCATCTGTTCTATTAGCTGCAGGCTTCTCAATATGCGCAAACTGTGGTAATAATGTGAGACGTTTCAACATATCCATCATGTATGGATATGGGAAAACATCATCACCTAATGCCAAGAGATCACGCAGATTTTGTATAGCAGGAGGAATAGAATCGATAAAATGCTTCTTACGTTCAAAGTATCCACGGAATCCATAAGCACCTAAAACTTGCAATGTTCGGAAGAGAACAAACAATGATAAGCGATTAACAAAATGACGCTTAGAAGGTACCTCAGTATAATTCTTAAGGCTCTGATAGTATTCAAATACCAATTCACGACGCAATTTGAAAGAATACTTTGCACTTGCTTGCCATAAGAACGAAGCAAGGTCATAATAAAAAGGACCTTTTCTTCCACCTTGGAAATCAATAAAATATGGTTTCCCTTCCTTATCTAACATAATATTTCGTGCTTGGAAATCACGATAAAGGAAGGAATCCATCTGCTCTGATGTTAGATCTTTTGCAAACATACGGAAGTTTGCTTCGAGCTTCAATTCATGGAAGTCGAGTTCGGTTGCTTTGAGAAAGCAGTACTTAAAATAATTCAAATCAAAGAGTACACTCTCTTGATTGAATTCTGGTTGTGGGTAACAATTCGAAAAATCAAGTTCTCTTGCGCCACGCAACTGAATATTTGGTAATTCTCTTATGGCATTGCGTAACAACTTCTGCTCAGCAAGATTATAGCGTCCACCAGCCTCACGTCCACCACGTATAGCATCAAAGAGTGACGTGTTACCAAGGTCGGATTGTAGGTAACATAACTCATCAGCAGATACAGCATAGATATGTGGTATTGGCAAACGTCGTTTCTCGAAATGTTTAGCAAGGTAGATAAAAGCATGATTTTCATCACGACTTGTTCCTATAACACCAATGACAGTATCACCCTCTTCGTCAAACATTCGGTAATACTCACGGTTACTACCTGCTCCTGCTAACTTTTCTACGTTTGAAGGGTTACTACCCTTCCAATTCTTATATAGTTCTAATAATTGCTCCATAATTCTTTAACTTATGTAGATGCTTTGTAAACTACTCTTAAACCATAGTTTTTGCACTACATAATGAGACATAAGAAATTACAACTTTACATGAAGAAAGCTGCAAAAAGTATGTGTAAAAGTTAGTCGTCTTGCTCCTCAAGCTTTTTCTTTATATCTTCAGCTTGTTTCTCACCACGCTTCTTGTGGTCATACTGACGTAGTAAGCCATCTACCAACAGTAGAAGTGCAAGAACACCACCAGTAATAAGCCATGACCTTGTAATATAATATATGCCTCCAATAACGATGAAGAGCACAGCAAATTCTTTCCAGTTAATCAATTGTTTCATGCTACAAAGTTAACGAAAAGATTACAGATAAGGAATGAAAACAGAGAAGTTTTTATTTTAATTATTCTAATCTTATTAATTTATAGCTGTTTAATTTATAGCTGTCAGCATATAGCTGTCTTATAATCAAATATATTCTTTTTTAGCGAAACAAGAGGCTTTCTTACATCAACACTTAGAATTATTTATATTAAAGGGCTGTCGTCTAAAGGAAATATACTATCTTTGTATTTTAATGACAAAAGAGCAAGATAACATAGATAAGATGACAGACGCAAAGATAATTAATGACCCTGTTTTCGGATTTATAAAGGTGCCACGTGGATTGTTACTTGACATAGTACGCCACCCACTTATGCAGCGATTAACACGCATCAAGCAATTAGGATTAACACAAGAGGTTTATCCAGGTGCACAACACACACGTTTTCAACATTCTTTAGGTGCCTTTCATCTTATGAGTGAGGCTCTAATATCGCTACAACAAAAAGGTGTGTTTGTCTTTGATAGTGAGGCTGAAGCGGTACAAGCTGCCATCCTAATGCATGACATCGGACATGCTCCTTTTTCTCATGTGCTGGAAAACACACTGATTAGTGGTATTACACATGAAGAAATATCGCTGATGATGATGGACCGTATCAACCAAGATATGCATGGAGCACTCAACCTTGCTATTAGTATCTTTAAAGATGAATACCCCAAATCCTACCTTCATCAGCTAATTTCCAGCCAACTTGACATGGATAGGCTTGACTATCTCCGCCGTGATAGTTTCTTTACGGGAGTGACAGAAGGCAATATTGGCTCTGCACGTATTATCAAGATGCTTAACGTTGTCGATGATGCTTTGGTAGTCGAATCAAATGGTATTTATTCTATCGAGAATTATCTTACCTCACGTCGTCTTATGTATTGGCAAGTATATCTGCATAAGACAACCGTTGGATGCGAGAATGTTCTTATCAATGCTTTACATAGAGCAAAACAATTAGCAAAAGAAGGAGTTGAACTTTTTGCTTCACCTGCTCTCCGTTACTTCCTTTACAATGATATAACAGCTGAAACTTTCCACACAGACAACAAGGCGTTAGATAATTATATAGCATTGGATGACAACGATATATGGAGTGCTATTAAAGTATGGCAACAACATGAAGATAAGATACTCTCACTTCTATCTTCAAACATGATTAATCGAAAAATCTTCAAAGTAGAGGTGCGAGAAGAGGAACCAACAACAGAGGAAATCAATCAACTTAAACAACAGATTTCTGAACGATATGAGATAAGTCTCGCTGATTGTGATTACCTCATTGGAGTAAATCGGGTACAGAAAGATATGTACAATCCTTTTGATGACCATATTAGCATTCTATACAAAGACGGAACATTGAAAGATATAACTGAAGCATCAGAGATTTTGAACATTGAATTACTCTCGAAAAAAATATGTAAATATTACCTATCTTATCAACGTTTCTAATAAAAAATCCCTATCTTTGCACAAATTATAATCAATAAAAGGCAATATAAATGGAATTCTCTGCGAAACAAATATCGCAATTTATACAAGGTCGTATTGAAGGTGACGAAAACGTAACCATTAATACCTTCGCCAAGATTGAAGAAGGTAAGAAAGGAGCAATTTCTTTTCTTGCAAACCCTAAATATATACACTATCTCTTTGAAACAGAGTCAAGCATTGTACTTATAGATGAAGACATTCAACTGGACAAGGAGGTAAAGCCTACTCTTATCCGTGTAAAGAATGCACGAGATTGTGTTGCTAAGTTGTTACAACTCTATGAAAGTATGAAACCTAAGAAGCAAGGCATTGATTCTCTTGCTTTTGTTTCATCGAAAGCAACAATTGGAAAGGATGTCTATATCGGTGCATTTGCATATATTGGTGATGGTGTAACTTTAGGTGACGGCTGTCAGATTTATCCTCATGCAACAATCATGGATGGTGTGCAGCTGGGAAATAATTGTATTGTCTATCCAAATGCAAGCATTTATCATGGTTGTAAGATTGGCAACAATGTTATCTTTCATTCTGGTTGTGTAATTGGTGCGGATGGTTTCGGCTTTGCACCTAATCCGGAAACTAATAGTTACGATAAAATACCTCAGATTGGTATTGTAACAATAGAAGATAACGTAGAGATTGGTGCCAACACTTGTATTGACCGCTCAACCATGGGCAGTACATACGTTCGTAAGGGAGTGAAACTTGACAACCTTGTTCAAATAGCACACAACAATGATATTGGTGAGAATACAGTAATGTCTGCTCAGGTAGGTATTGCAGGCTCAACCAAAGTTGGTCAATGGTGTATGTTTGGCGGACAGGTGGGTATAGCTGGTCATATCACTATCGGTGATAAGGTATTCCTCGGTGCACAGTCAGGTGTTCCTGGTAGCCTAAAGAGTAATCAGCAACTCATTGGAACTCCTCCTATGGAACAGCGTCCATACTTTAAGTCACAGGCTATCTTCCAGCGTTTACCAGAGATGTACAAGCAGTTGAATGCACTGCAGAAAGAAATTGAAGAATTGAAAAAGAATAAATAACATACATGGAAACAGTTAAGCAGAAAACTTTAAAGGGAAGTTTTTCCCTCTTCGGAAAGGGACTTCATACAGGATTGAGTCTTACTGTAACATTCAACCCTGCCCCTGAAAATACTGGCTATAAGATACAAAGAATCGATCTTGATGGACAGCCTATTATTGATGCTGTTGCTGAGAATGTTGTTGACACACAGCGTGGAACAGTATTGGCTAAGGGTGAGGCACGTGTTAGTACGATAGAACATGGTATGTCTGCCCTTTATGCAATGGGTATTGATAACTGTCTTATACAGATTAATGGTCCAGAATTCCCTATTCTCGATGGTTCTGCAACGATGTATGTTGATAAAATCAATGAGGTTGGTATCGTTGACCAGAATGCTCCAAAGGATTACTATATCATTCGCAAGAAGATTGAGATTAAGGATGAGAATGGCTCTGTCATTACTATTCTCCCTGACGAGCAGTTCTCTATCACTGCGATGTGTAACTTTGACTCTAAGTTTATTAGCAGTCAATTTGCTACATTGGATGATATCAATACTTATGCAACTGAGATTGCTCCAGCACGTACATTCGTTTTTGTACGTGATATTATGCCACTCTTGCAGGCTAACCTGATTAAGGGTGGTGACTTGGATAATGCAATTGTTATCTATGAGCAACAGGTTTCACAAGAGAAACTTGACCAATTGGCAGACCTCTTGAAGGTGCCTCGTATGGATGCGAATAACATTGGTTATATTCAGCATAAGCCTTTACAGTGGGATAACGAGTGTACACGCCATAAGCTCCTTGATATAATCGGTGATATGGCATTGATTGGTAAACCTATCAAGGGCCGTATTATTGCGACTCGTCCAGGTCATACTGTAAACAATAAGTTTGCTCGCTTGATGCGTAAAGAAATACGTAAGCATGAGATACAAGCACCAATGTATGATCCAAATGATGAGCCATTGATGGATAACATTCGCATCCGCGAACTTTTACCACACCGCTATCCAATGCAGTTGGTTGATAAGGTCATTGCAATGGGTTCAACAAGTATCATTGGAATTAAGAATGTAACCAGCAACGAGCCATTCTTCCAAGGGCATTTTCCACAAGAGCCTGTTATGCCTGGTGTATTACAGGTAGAGGCTATGGCTCAATGTGGCGGACTCTTAGTACTTTCTCAGGTTGAAGAGCCTGAGCGTTGGTCAACTTACTTCTTGAAGATTGATGATGTCAAGTTCCGTCAGAAGGTTGTTCCTGGTGACACGCTTATGTTCCGTGTTGAACTTCTTGGCCCTGTACGTCATGGAATCAGTTCTATGAAGGGTTATATGTTTGTTGGAGAGCGTGTTGTTGCTGAGGCTACATTCACTGCCCAAATTGTAAAGAACAAGTAATAATTACACAAGACAATTATGAACCAGATAAGCCCATTGGCCTTTGTTCATCCAGAGGCAAAACTTGGTGATAACAATATAATTGGTCCATTCTGTTATATCGATAAGAATACAGTTATCGGTGATAATAATGTATTCCAAAACAGCGTAACCATCCATGTTGGTGCACGTTTAGGCAATAACAACGAAATATTCCCAGGTGCCAGTATCTCTACAAAACCTCAAGATTTAAAGTTTAGAAATGAGGAAACACTTTGTGAGATTGGTGACAACAACTCTATTCGTGAGAATGTTACTATTTCACGTGGTACGGCTTCAAAGGGTGCAACAAAGATTGGTAGTAATAACCTACTGATGGAATGTGTACATATTGCACATGATTGTGTTATTGGTTCTGGTGACATTATTGGTAATGCAACCAAATTTGCAGGTGAAGTGATAGTTGATGATAATGCTATCATATCTGCCAATATTCTCTGTCATCAGTTCTGCCATATTGGTGGATACGTTATGATACAGGGTGGAAGCCGTTTCTCTATGGATATTCCACCATATATCATTGTAGGAAAAGAGCCTGCCCGCTATATGGGAATTAACCTCATTGGTCTTCGCCGTCGTGGCTTTTCAAATGAACTCATTGAACTTATCCACAATGCTTATCGCATCCTTTATGGAACAGGTACACGTGCCGAGAACATTCAGAAGATTAAGAACGAACTACAGATTACGCCAGAGATTCAGAAGATTATAGACTTCGTTGAATCATCTGAACGTGGTATCATTAAATAAAGACTATCCCCTCCCCTTTCAAAGGGAGGGGGAATCTTTAAAAGCGAACGAATAGGTTGAGTATTTCCACAACTTAAATAAGTTGGAAAATATTATTTATAATCATTTATCAGCTTGAAAAACAAAACATTAATAGTCATCACTGGCCCAACAGGCGTTGGCAAGACAGAAGCCACTCTCCGTATTGCAGAGCATTTTAATGTACCTGTTATCAATGCTGACTCCCGACAAATATTCTCTGAGATTCCTATAGGAACAGCAGCACCAACGGCAGAACAGCAGCTGCGTGTACAACACTATTTTGTTGGTAATCATCATTTGGAAGATTACTATTCTGCAAGCCTATACGAACAAGATGTACTTAATATTATTAACAGCCAGCACACACCAATCTCGTTACTCTCAGGTGGTTCAATGATGTATATTGACGCTGTATGTAATGGTATTGATGATATCCCGACGATTCTTCCTGAAATACGAGAGAAAATGATGAAACGCTTAGAAGCAGAAGGATTAGAACAGATGTGTAATCTGTTACGAGAATTGGACCCTGAGCACTGGAAGATAGTTGACAGGAATAATCCACGTCGTGTTATCCATGCCCTTGAGATATGTATCCAAACTGGAAAAACATATACATCTTTCCGTTCCAATACTATTAAAGATCGTCCTTTTAATATCATCAAGGTTGGATTAAACCGTGATAGAGACAAACTCTATAATAGAATCAATCAGCGAGTATTAGACATGATTGAAGAGGGAATGATAGAAGAAGCACAACAAGTTTATCCTAAGCGAACTCTAAATTCACTCAACACGGTTGGATATAAGGAGCTATTTGAATACCTTGATGGCTTAACAACACTTGATGAAGCCATATTTAAAATACAGAGTAATACTCGAAGATACGCTCGCAAACAGCTCACATGGTATAAAAAAGATACCGCTTTTCAATGGTTTAATCCCGATAACATTAAAGAAATCTTAAATTATGTCCATACAATGATATCAAATACAAGTAAATAAGTACTTTTGTATCAAACGTATTATAGCAATATTATAAACATAGGCAAGTAGCTTTAAAACTTGAAGGTTGTCAATCAATGATAAAGAAAATATTTAAATTCATTAGAAGTATATTCCGAGGAATTTTCAATTTCTTCCCATGGTACGCAAAACTATATAAAGGTCGTGCTTGGTACACGAAGATGGCTGTCGGAACAGTATCTTTCTTTGTGGCTATCTTCCTCTATTTAGGAATGGTAGACATTAACTTCCTTTGGCTCTTTGGCAAGTCACCAGGTTTTATTGATATAAAAACTCCTCCAACCTATGCTGCATCAGAGATTTATAGTGCAGACTCTGTCCTCATTGGTAGATTCTATAAAGAGAATCGTACACCAGTAAAGTATGAGGAGGTAACCCCTGCATTCTGGAACGCACTCATCAGCACAGAGGACGAGCGCTTCTATAGCCATAATGGTATAGACTTTATGGGTATCGGTGGTGCCATCAAGGATGCCGTAACGGGTAGTGGAGGTCGTGGTGCATCAACCATCACACAGCAGTTGGCGAAGAATATGTTCCGTGTTCGTACGCAATATTCTTCAGGTCTATTAGGTCATGTACCAGGCTTGCGAATGCTCATTATGAAGAGTAAAGAATGGATTATTGCTGTGAAATTAGAGTTGATCTATTCAAAGAAAGAAATTCTGACAATGTATGCCAACACCGTTGACTTTGGCAACAATTCTTTTGGTGTAAAGACAGCTGCTAAGACTTATTTTAATACAAGTCCTTCAAAGTTATCTATTGATCAAGCTGCAACGTTGGTAGGTATGTTGAAAGCTACTACCTATTATAATCCAATCTTGCACCCAAAGAATTCTATTCGACGTCGTAACACTGTGCTGTATAATATGGTTACACATAATGTATTACCACATGATGAGTACGCACTATACTCTAAGCGACCTATGAAGTTGGATATACACGTAGAAGAAAACTATGATGGTCAAGCTCAGTACTTCCGTGAATATATATCAGAATACTTCAAAGATTGGATGAAAGACAATGGTTACGACCTCTATAGCAGTGGTTTAAAGATCTATACCACCATTGACACTCGTATGCAGAAGTATGCTGAGCAAGCTGCAACAAAGCAGATGGAAAAGGTTCAACAAACTTTTGATAACCACTGGAGAGGTATGCAGCCTTGGCGCGATGCAAAGGGAAATGAGATTCCAGGCTTTATTGAGGGCATTGCTGAACGTCAGCCTTTCTATAAGAAGCTATTACAGAAATACCCTAACCAGCCTGATAGCGTTCTCTATTATCTCAACAAACCACATAAGGTGACTCTCTTCGACTATGAAAAGGGGCATATTGAGAAAGAAATGTCATCAATGGACTCTATCCGTTATATGGTTAAATTCATGCACTGTGCAATGGTTGCTATGGAACCAGAGACTGGTGCGGTAAGAGCTTGGGTGGGTGACATTGATTTCAAAACTTGGAAATATGATAAGGTTGTTGCACAGCGTCAACCAGGTTCAACCTTCAAACTATTCGTCTACTCAGAGGCATTCAATCAAGGACTGACCCCTTGTGATAAACGTCGTGATGAATATATCAGTATGCAGGTTCTTGATAAGAAGACTGGTCAGATGAAGACTTGGACCCCACACAATGCCAATGGTAGATTCTCTAATGATTCTATTACACTGAAGAGTGCTTTTGCTCGCAGTATAAATTCCATTGCTGTACGCTTAGGACAGGAGATGGGCATCAAGAATATTATCCGTACAGCTCAGGAGATGGGTATCAAGAGTCCGTTGGATGATGAGCCTTCATTGGCACTCGGTTCAAGCGACGTAAACTTATTAGAATTGGTAAATGCCTATAGTACTGTAGCAAATGATGGTGAACATCATGTTCCAGTTGTCGTTACACGCATCTTAGATAAAGACGGAAACGAGGTATATGTAGCACCAAAAGACCACGAGAGAGCATTACCTTACAAGACAGCATTCCTCATGCAGGAAATGTTGAAGGCTGGTGTGAACGAAGGTGGTGGTACAAGTCAAGCATTACGTCATTATACTTTTGGGGATACAGACTGGGGAGGAAAGACTGGTACAAGTAATAACCACTCTGATGCTTGGTTTATGGCAGTCAGCCCTAAACTTGTCGTTGGTGCATGGGTTGGTGGTGAATATCGCTCCATCCACTTCCGTACAGGAGCCTTAGGACAGGGGTCAAAGACTGCACTACCTATCTGTGGAGAGTTTATTTACAGCTTAATGCGCGACAAGGCTTTCCAAAAGTATCATGCTAAGTGGCAGTTAGATCCAGACGAGGATATCGACCCTTCAATGTACAACTGTCAACCTACAGTAGTTCGGCGTGCTGCTCCTGATTCTTTGCGTGACTTTACAACAGGACATAGACGTCATCAGGAGGAAGAGGAAGAGCCTATCGACGGACACGAAAATACAGACGAGGGTGGCTTTATATTAGAACCAGCTCCACAACCTACTCCAGAACGGCAGGGCAATAGTTCTAATAATGAATCGCCTCA is drawn from Prevotella melaninogenica and contains these coding sequences:
- a CDS encoding bifunctional UDP-3-O-[3-hydroxymyristoyl] N-acetylglucosamine deacetylase/3-hydroxyacyl-ACP dehydratase is translated as METVKQKTLKGSFSLFGKGLHTGLSLTVTFNPAPENTGYKIQRIDLDGQPIIDAVAENVVDTQRGTVLAKGEARVSTIEHGMSALYAMGIDNCLIQINGPEFPILDGSATMYVDKINEVGIVDQNAPKDYYIIRKKIEIKDENGSVITILPDEQFSITAMCNFDSKFISSQFATLDDINTYATEIAPARTFVFVRDIMPLLQANLIKGGDLDNAIVIYEQQVSQEKLDQLADLLKVPRMDANNIGYIQHKPLQWDNECTRHKLLDIIGDMALIGKPIKGRIIATRPGHTVNNKFARLMRKEIRKHEIQAPMYDPNDEPLMDNIRIRELLPHRYPMQLVDKVIAMGSTSIIGIKNVTSNEPFFQGHFPQEPVMPGVLQVEAMAQCGGLLVLSQVEEPERWSTYFLKIDDVKFRQKVVPGDTLMFRVELLGPVRHGISSMKGYMFVGERVVAEATFTAQIVKNK
- the lpxA gene encoding acyl-ACP--UDP-N-acetylglucosamine O-acyltransferase; this encodes MNQISPLAFVHPEAKLGDNNIIGPFCYIDKNTVIGDNNVFQNSVTIHVGARLGNNNEIFPGASISTKPQDLKFRNEETLCEIGDNNSIRENVTISRGTASKGATKIGSNNLLMECVHIAHDCVIGSGDIIGNATKFAGEVIVDDNAIISANILCHQFCHIGGYVMIQGGSRFSMDIPPYIIVGKEPARYMGINLIGLRRRGFSNELIELIHNAYRILYGTGTRAENIQKIKNELQITPEIQKIIDFVESSERGIIK
- the miaA gene encoding tRNA (adenosine(37)-N6)-dimethylallyltransferase MiaA, coding for MKNKTLIVITGPTGVGKTEATLRIAEHFNVPVINADSRQIFSEIPIGTAAPTAEQQLRVQHYFVGNHHLEDYYSASLYEQDVLNIINSQHTPISLLSGGSMMYIDAVCNGIDDIPTILPEIREKMMKRLEAEGLEQMCNLLRELDPEHWKIVDRNNPRRVIHALEICIQTGKTYTSFRSNTIKDRPFNIIKVGLNRDRDKLYNRINQRVLDMIEEGMIEEAQQVYPKRTLNSLNTVGYKELFEYLDGLTTLDEAIFKIQSNTRRYARKQLTWYKKDTAFQWFNPDNIKEILNYVHTMISNTSK
- a CDS encoding transglycosylase domain-containing protein; this encodes MIKKIFKFIRSIFRGIFNFFPWYAKLYKGRAWYTKMAVGTVSFFVAIFLYLGMVDINFLWLFGKSPGFIDIKTPPTYAASEIYSADSVLIGRFYKENRTPVKYEEVTPAFWNALISTEDERFYSHNGIDFMGIGGAIKDAVTGSGGRGASTITQQLAKNMFRVRTQYSSGLLGHVPGLRMLIMKSKEWIIAVKLELIYSKKEILTMYANTVDFGNNSFGVKTAAKTYFNTSPSKLSIDQAATLVGMLKATTYYNPILHPKNSIRRRNTVLYNMVTHNVLPHDEYALYSKRPMKLDIHVEENYDGQAQYFREYISEYFKDWMKDNGYDLYSSGLKIYTTIDTRMQKYAEQAATKQMEKVQQTFDNHWRGMQPWRDAKGNEIPGFIEGIAERQPFYKKLLQKYPNQPDSVLYYLNKPHKVTLFDYEKGHIEKEMSSMDSIRYMVKFMHCAMVAMEPETGAVRAWVGDIDFKTWKYDKVVAQRQPGSTFKLFVYSEAFNQGLTPCDKRRDEYISMQVLDKKTGQMKTWTPHNANGRFSNDSITLKSAFARSINSIAVRLGQEMGIKNIIRTAQEMGIKSPLDDEPSLALGSSDVNLLELVNAYSTVANDGEHHVPVVVTRILDKDGNEVYVAPKDHERALPYKTAFLMQEMLKAGVNEGGGTSQALRHYTFGDTDWGGKTGTSNNHSDAWFMAVSPKLVVGAWVGGEYRSIHFRTGALGQGSKTALPICGEFIYSLMRDKAFQKYHAKWQLDPDEDIDPSMYNCQPTVVRRAAPDSLRDFTTGHRRHQEEEEEPIDGHENTDEGGFILEPAPQPTPERQGNSSNNESPQIIKKAKKPRSEDMEI